The genomic region ATCAGCCTTATCATGTAGAAATTGCGCATTTCTTATGCGAGCTTGCCAATCATGCTTATTTGCACGGGCAGATCGATGTTGCCCGGACGCATTTGAGCGACGCGCTGAAGGCGAATCGTGATTGCGTGCGTGCCAACGCATTGCTCGGCGATATTGAAGCCTCGCTCGGTAATCATGCGCAGGCGATCGCTGCCTGGCGACGTATTGAATCGCAAAGCATCGCCCATCTGGCGCTGGTTACCGAACGCATCATGGCCAGTTACCGTGAGCTTGGCCGCGAAGCGGAAGGCGTGGTCTACCTGCGCAGCGCCTTGGCACGCCAGCCTTCGTACGAACTGTTTAATACCGTATTTGCAGGAACGCTCAAATTATCCGGTGCCGCTGCGGCTCATCAGCTGGCTCGTGAAACATTGCAAAGCAACCCGAGCATGCGTGGGCTGGATCGCCTGCTGGAAGCCGAATTATTGACTGCACCGGCCGAACGCCAGTCTGATCTGCAGTTGATGAAAAGCATCGTGCAACGATACAGCCAGCGTCAGTCCATGTATCAGTGCGAGCACTGCGGCTTCAAGGCACGCAGCTTTTTCTGGCATTGCCCGGCGTGTAGTCATTGGGACAGTTTCCCGCCCCAGCAAAAAGAAGAATAATCGAAATGATGAAAACTACTCCAATTATCGTTGCGCTGGATTACCCTGACGAGCGCAGCGCCATGGCACTGGTTCGGCAGCTTGACCCAAGCCTGTGCCGGCTCAAGGTGGGCAAACAGTTATTTACTGCAGCCGGCCCTCGCTGGGTAGAACAGCTGGTCAAGCTCGGCTTTCCGGTTTTTCTGGATTTGAAATTTCATGACATTCCCACGACAGTCGGTCTGGCGTGCAAGGCCGCCGCCGATCTGGGCGTATGGATGATGAACGTGCATGCATTGGGCGGCGGTGCCATGCTGCGGGCGGCGCGCGAAGGGCTGGGCGATGTAGCTGACCGACCGCTCCTGATTGCCGTCACCCTGCTGACCAGCAT from Sulfuriferula sp. AH1 harbors:
- the lapB gene encoding lipopolysaccharide assembly protein LapB, with product MEFELWWLLALPLFFGLGWLAARVDIRHVMTESRSVPASYFKGLNYLLNEQPDKAIEAFIEVVKVDSDTVDLHFALGGLFRKRGEVERAIRMHQNLVAREDLSAERQLKALSELGQDYLKAGLLDRAEEIFDRLQTSDAAGQARQFLLEIYVQEKDWEKAVAAARELSRICNQPYHVEIAHFLCELANHAYLHGQIDVARTHLSDALKANRDCVRANALLGDIEASLGNHAQAIAAWRRIESQSIAHLALVTERIMASYRELGREAEGVVYLRSALARQPSYELFNTVFAGTLKLSGAAAAHQLARETLQSNPSMRGLDRLLEAELLTAPAERQSDLQLMKSIVQRYSQRQSMYQCEHCGFKARSFFWHCPACSHWDSFPPQQKEE
- the pyrF gene encoding orotidine-5'-phosphate decarboxylase — encoded protein: MKTTPIIVALDYPDERSAMALVRQLDPSLCRLKVGKQLFTAAGPRWVEQLVKLGFPVFLDLKFHDIPTTVGLACKAAADLGVWMMNVHALGGGAMLRAAREGLGDVADRPLLIAVTLLTSMGETEMHEIGLNGTPQEAVLRLGRLTQASGLDGVVCSAQEATMLKRELGAQFNLVTPGIRPASAALGDQQRVMTPMAALAAGADYLVIGRPITHAPNPLQALLAIHQEITQGKTA